One Candidatus Eisenbacteria bacterium genomic window, TTACCAGGCACAAGCCAATTCACCCAGCCCGCATCTCCCATGGGATCTCCTCATCGTCGACGAATGCCATAACCTCATGCCGTCTCCCTTCGGCGACGACAGCGATCTCTGCCAAATGATCCGCCAGATCGCGCCGCACTTTGAACACCGCCTTTTCCTCAGCGCGACGCCCCACAATGGTCACACCCGGTCCTTCACCGGCCTCTTGGAGATCCTCGATCCGGTCCGATTCAGCCAAACCTCCGAGCTGAAACCTGCGGAGAAAGAACGAATCCAGCAGGTCGTAATAAGACGCCTCAAGCGGGAGATCAACGCGCGCACTAAGCCACACAAATTTTGTACAAGAGAAATTCCCCTGGCATTGCCCCTACAACTCTCAAAAGAGGAAATCGCGCTCAGCGATGCTTTCGACAAATTCCGCAAAAGAATAAGACAAGTCATCCACGACGATACAAAGACTCAAAATCGCCAAAGAAGACAATCCGGAACCTTCGCGGTAGAGATCCTCGGCAAGCGGCTCCTCAGTTGCCCTATCTCCTTCGCCGAATCGTGGCGCCGCTGCCAGGAGGGGCTCAAAGAAGACCAACAGGCAACCGACGCCGACATGAAGGCAGCCCAAAAATCCGTTCAACAAGAAACCGGCGATGACCGCGAGGCACAGAAGCGGGAAGACACGGCCGCCGGCACGATAGGCTCCTGGCTAAAAGCCATCAAAAGCGAAACAAAAAACGAAATCGAAGGCATCGATCAAGCCATCAAAAACCTCAATATCGACATCACTGGTAAACCCACCATCGAGCAAGATCCCAAGAACGACGCCCGCTTCGACATTCTCTGCGACATCATCGACACGAAAATCAAAAACAATAAAAAATGGCGCGACGACGAGCGCCTCATCGTTTTCACTGAATACAAAACAACACTCGACTATATCGTCCGCCGCCTACGCAAGAGATACGAAGAAAAACGCATCCTGACCCTCTTCGGCAGCGGGGGAAAGGAAGGCCAAGACGAACTTGAACGCGATCTCGTCAAGCAGGCCTTTAACAATCCCGACCACACGGTCCGCCTCCTCATCGCCACCGACGCCGCGTCAGAGGGGCTCGATCTGCAGCGCACCGCCCGCTACCTTCTGCACTTCGATTGCCCCTGGAATCCCTCCAAGCTCGAACAGCGTAATGGCCGCCTCGACCGCTACGGCCAAACCCGCGATGTCACGGTCCACCACTTTGTCAGCGACCAGGATCACGACCTCCGCTTCCTGGCCCACATCATCCGCAAAGCCGACGAAATACGCGAAGACCTCGGTTCCGCCAACGAGCTCTTCGACGAAGCCGCCCACCGCCGTCTCGTAGAGGGCGAGGACTTCGAAACCGTCAAAGAAGACCTCGACAAGCGCATAAAAGTAGCACAGCAGCGCACAACTCTTGATGCCGACGATACCCCCACAACCGAACAAACGGGCTACCACGCCCCGCGCGATCTCGAAGCGATCGCCGCGGAGCTCGATCTCGATGCCGGCGCCATGAAAGACACCCTCGAGGCCGCCATGGCCATCCGCGCCGGCCGTCCGCAGCTCGAATGCTCCGAGGAGAAGAAAACCTGCAAGATCATCAAACCCGACCTGGCCGGCTGGATCGAGGTTATTGACGACTCGCTCCGCCTCCGCACCGGCACCAGCACCCGCGGCCCCGTCGCCCGGATCGCCTTCTGCCCCGATCCCTTCATCGAAGAGGTCGGCGGACGCCGGATCTTCTCCCCGCGCCCCGACGTGCTCCTCATGCACCTGTCCCACCCGATGCTGCAAAAGGCGCTCAGCTCCCTGACCCGCTGCCGCTATCCCGGCACCGACGCCACCGCCTCCCGCTGGGCGGTTCGCCTCGGCAAGGTCCCCAAGGGGGCGGACGCACTCGTCTTCCTCAGCCTCGAAGAGCTTGCGGTCAACGATCTGCGCGAGACATTCCACCATTGGGTCCGGACGATCGCATTCCCCATCAAGGGCGGATCCCTACAGGCGCGCCTGCCGCACACACCGGCCATCCAGCTCCGCGACGCCACGGCCACGCACGACAAGGCCCACTATGAAACGGCCCGCAGCCTGCTCGACGAGGTCGAGCCGGATCTCAAAAACTTCCTTAAAAAACACGCTGAGAAACTCACTGCGGACCTGAAAAATCAACTCAAGACGGATGGGGAACAGGCGCGCAAGCAGGAGGATGAGCGCTACCGCAGCCGCCAGGGGGAGGTTTCGAGCCTGATTGCCGAGAACACTCTGGCCAAACTCGAAAAAGAGGTCAAAAAATTAAAGCAGGATCGGCAGCAGGGAATGCTGTTCGAGTCAGTCGCCCATCTTGATCAACTCGACCGCTCCATCGTTGATAGGGAAGAGGAGATCAAACGCCGCACCCTGCACTATGAGGAGGTCCGCGCCCAGCTTGAAAAGGAGCGGGAGCGCATCCTGAATTATCTCCTGCCGAAACGCTACGCCATGGAGGGCACGGCGCAGGTCTTTCCCGTGAGTATCGAGATCCGCCTGCCGGGAGGCGTCTCATGAAGCCCGTCGAATTGACCGGCTGGGACCGGCTCCGCCATGGCGGATTGTTACTCGACGCGCAGCGGCAGCGTGAACTGATCACCCATCAACCCCAGCCGCTGCTCTCTTACCATGAGCGCGAGCTCCGCCGGTGGGTAGGGCAGATTCTCGACGACGGCGCCGACATCCCCGATTTCATCACCTTTGTCCTGCAGCGGATCTGCGGATTCACCGACACGACCGGATCTTGGCAGCGGGGGAGTTCCGTATCTAGCGACTGGAGCCGCCCTGACGTCACCGGCGAGATTGTGAAACCACGGCAACTCTGGCGCGGCCACAACGGCGGATGCCTTCCGATCTTCATCGATCGCGAGAAGCGGGTCGGTATCGGCCGCGGACGGAAGGCGGCGAGCCAGGTATTACAGTGGCTGCGCGCCGGTCCTGAGCAGCTTGCCCTGCTCACCAACGGACGCCAATGGCGCCTTATCTTTGCCGGACTCGACTTTGACGCCTGGTGCGAATGGGACATCGATCTCTGGTTCGAAGAGGGCGAGATTTCCGATCAGGTAACAATCCTCCGCACCCTGATCTCGCCAACCCTCTGGAAGCCGGCAGAGAAAGAAACCAACTCGCCGCTTCTCCAGGCTATCCTCGACAGCCGCAAGGGACAGGCGGAGCTTTCACAATTCCTCGGCGAGCGGGTGCGCGAATCGGTCGAAGTCCTCATCCGGGGCCACAGCGAAGCCCTGAAGCGGGATTGTTCCGACGTTGAAACGGCGGATATCTACCGCGCTGCCGTGCGGATGATCATGCGCATGGTCGTGGTCCTCTTCGCCGAGTCCCGCGATCTCTTGCCCCGGGATAACGCCCTCTACTTCGAATCGTACGGCCTGGCCGGATTGCTGGAAGAACTCGAAAAGGTCAACACCCGCGGCGGCAATCGTCTCGCCCGATCCACCAGCGCCTGGCCGCGCGTCCTGGCTCTCTTCCGCCTTGTTTATGACGGATCGCATCACCCCGAGCTGCCGGTCCCATTGTATGGCGGTGAACTCTTTGCCCCCGGAAAAGCTGACGCGCAGAGCGGTCTTTCACGAACTCTCGCCGTCTTTGAAAATGCCTGCTTCGATGATGAATCAATGACCGATCGGAATGTCTATCAGATCCTGGAACATATCACCCGCACCCGGGTGAAGATTCGCCAGGGCCGCAGCAGCACCCTCATCACCGCCCCGGTCGATTTCACCGATCTCTCGAGCGAATACATCGGCATCCTTTACGAAGGCCTGCTCGATTTCGAATTGAAGACAGCCCCACCCAACGACCCGGTCATCTTCCTCGCTATCGGTGATCAACCGGCGCTGCCCCTCTCACGCCTCGAGCAGATGGAGGATAAGGATCTCAAGGATCTCCTCGAGAAAATGAAGGACAAGAGTAGCGCCGATGGCGAATCCGAGGATGAAGAGGCCGAAGAAGCCGCTGATGAAGAGGAGACACCGGAATCAGAAGACGAAGTGGCGGATGAGGAAACTGAAGAAGAGCTGATCGAGGACATAGAGGAGGAGGAACCGGAGGCAGAGGACGAGCGCCACGCCACGCGGACCCGTGCGGAGACATGGGCCCGCCGCGCCGTCATCGCCGGGAAACTTGTCCGCAAACCGCGCGGCACGCTGACCCCTGAAAAGACACTTCTCTTTGAAGATATGATCGGCCGCAAGGCCCGGCAGCTCGTCATTCGCGTCATCCTTCCCGGCGAATGGTTTCTCGTGCGATGGGGCGGAACGCGCAAGGGGGCCGGCACATTTTATACACGCCCCGGACTCGCCGTACCCACCGTGCAACGCACCCTGCGTCCACTAGCTTGGGAAGCCCCCGTCGACACAAAAGGAAAGCCGGATCCCAAAGCCCCCGCCGCCGATTGGACTCCCAAGAAGCCTGAAGAGATCCTCAATCTCAAGGTTTGCGATCCCGCCTGCGGATCAGGAACCTTCCCCGTCGCCGCGCTTCGTTTTCTGACCGACTCGCTTTACAAGTCAGTCCATCATCACAAGCGCATCCGGGAGAAGGGGAACGATTCCGTCGTTTCACTCCTGGGCATCGCCCCGTCATCCACTTCTTCCGAGCTGGCTCTAGGGCAGGAGCAGTTAGGATGCCGCCCCGATGACGAGCGCTTTGAGCTGAGCCTGAAAGCCGTCCTACGCCGACATGTCGTGGAACGCTGCATCTACGGCGTCGATCTAGATCCGCTGGCCGTTGAACTTTGCCGCCTGGCCCTCTGGATCGAAACCATGGACCGCACGCTGCCCTTCTCCTTTCTCGATCACAAGATTAAGCGCGGGAATGCGCTGGTCGGAGCCTGGTTCGATCAATTCCAGCATTACCCCGCCATGGCATGGAAGAATCGCGATGGCGGGGACAAGGGACACACCAATGGCGTTCACTTCAAGAAAGATGAGCGCACCAAAGCGATCAAGGCATTTGTTAAAGATAAACTTCAGGGTGATTTGGCCGCAACAATCATGGCGCAATTGGGCCAAAGGCGTCTCGGCGAAAAGGAGTTCGTAGATCCTGTTCATGTTCACAAAGAAGCCCTGGATATACTCTCGCGCCTGCATGATCTACCCGTGCAAGACAGCGCCGAACGGGCACGGATTTATCGTGAGGAACTTCTGGGCTCCGAAGCATATCGATCGTTAAAGAGTGCCATGAACCGCTGGTGCGCCTGTTGGTTCTGGCCGGCGAATAAATTGGATGACGCCCCCCTGCCATCAACATTGGCTGATCCCTCACAGAGAACGCGGGAGATTGCGGATCGGATGGCGGCGGAGAAGGGATTTTTTCATTGGGAACTCGAATTTCCGGATGTCTTCTTTGAAGAGGGATCCGGATTCGATGCGATGCTGGGGAATCCGCCGTGGGAGAATCTGCAACCCAACCCCGAAGAATATTTCTCCAATTATGACCCTCTATTTCGAACATATGGGAATCTCGTCAAGCGCGAATGCCGAAATAGCATGTACGAAAAGCACCGGGAGATAGAGGTCCGCTGGCTGGATTTCTGTGCCGATTTCAGAAGTTTTTCTCACTGGGTGACTCACGCAGCAAATCCATTTGGAGATCCATCGTCAGACTGTGGCGGAGGCATATTTCCGCTGGGTCATGGCGGAAAGGAAATTCACAACCGCTGGCGGAAAATTAGGGCGAAGTCGAAATCTTACGCGCAATCAAATCACATTTTCAGATATCAAATGGGTCGCATATTCACCTACAAACTCTTCCTCGAACAATGCCACGCCTTGCTTCGCGATGGTGGGCGACTGGGGCAAATCATTCCCTCCGGACTCTACAGCGATGCCTGGTCGAAACCACTTAGGGAGCTTTTCTTGGATCACTGCCGGTGGGAGTGGTTGTTTGGATTTGAGAATCGGGCGAAGCTCTTCGATATCGATAGCCGCTTCAAATTCAACCCGGTGATTATCGAGAAGGGGGGCAAGACCGCGGCCATCCGAACAGCCTTCATGCGCCGTAATCTGGAGGACTGGGAACGGGCAGAGAATTTTGTGACCGATTATTCCCGCGCGCAGGTGGATCAATTTAGCCCGCGATCCAAGGCGATCCTCGAAATTCAATCGGCCCGCGATCTCGAAATCCTCGAGAAAATCTATTCGAATTCTGTATTACTCGGTGATGACGGCCCCGATGGCTGGGGCATTAAGTACAAGCTTGAATTCATGATGAACACCGATGCCCATCTCTTCCCCCCACGCCCGAAGTGGGAGGCGCAGGGCTACCGCCCGGATGAGTACAGCCGTTGGTTGAAGGGGGATTGGCGGCCAATAGGGGAGCTTTGGGCCGAGCTCGGCGTTGATCCCACGAAGCCCGTCCCGGTCGAAATCGAGCTTGAAGACTGGCTTTTCGACACCACCGCCGGCCCCGAGCGCCGCACTGCCGAAGCCCAATTCGTCCACGGCCACCTCCTGAAGCCGGGCGACGTCGCCCGGACGCAGTGGCGGGTGCGTTGTGCGCAACCTCCGTATGATTCGCTCCCAATCCCTCGTGCCGACATCCCCGAAGGCATCATCCTCTCCCGCGAAGCTGATGCCTGGATCCACGAGGATCGCATAGAAGATACAGCGTTGCCGTTGTACGAGGGACGACTCTTTTCAGCATATGATTTCGCGGCAAAAGCGTGGATTTCTGGTTCTGGATTATCAGCACGATGGAATCAGGTCGATTGGTCACATAAGCTTGTAAATCCTCAATATTTGGCCTCACTTGAGGATGTAAACACACATCCGCGAGTAATAACTTCACCAAAGGTATCTTATCGAAACATTGCAAGGAATACAGATACGCGATCGATGATAGCAACTGTCATCTGCGGTGATCCAACCCCGCACATGACTTCAAACTTGGTACTCTTAGAAAGCTCACATGCGTGGGCGCTGTGTGCTTCTTTAAATTCATTTGTCGCTGATTTTGCAGTACGACAACGTTTGACCGGAACACACATAGATCAGCACTTAGCAACTGAGCTTCCGGTCTTGCCAATTAAGTGGAGCCATCATCTTAGTAAATTTGCGCTATCACTTGCAGCAGGAAATCAAAAATTTGCACCTGCGTTATTGAAATGGTCATCATCATTAACCAGCTGGAAGAGTTGTTGGGCTCTCACTCAATCAAATCGATTAGCACACCTATCTAGTCTAGACGCAATTGCCTTTGCAGCGTTCGGATTTAATGATGCAGACGTTCAGCATATTCTAAAGGACTGCGATTCTCCAGTATCATATCATAGTTCAGTTCGGTCGCCAGACCTGTCGGCAAGAGGGTTCTGGCGCATTGACAGAGACAAAATACCTGCGCATCGCCATACAGTTCTATCCATTGTTGCGTTCTATTTTCTTGAACAATTAATTGAATCAAAGGGAGGTGATCTCGAGAGTGGAATTGCTGCCTATTGCAATCAAAATGGAGGCGATGGCTGGCTTTTGCCTGAGACGCTACGCTTATCAGACTATGGCCTCGGTGAAGAACCATGGTCCCAAGATGATCAATCTGTTGCAAAACAACTTGGGCAACGCTTTTATGACTGGCAACTTGTCCAGGGCATAGAAGAATCTTGGGATGAATGCCATCTGCACGCCAGGAATGTTTTGGGCAAATGGAACTATGAGAAGGTTTGTGAAGGAAAGAAGAATGGCACAAAGTCGTTTTGTAAGGTGGCACCAAAGTATAGTCAGTACGGATCAGAATATTTTACATCATTTGGACAGATGAGACTAAATTACGAGAACAAGGATGAGAATTAACAATTGGGCATCATTGTCATATTGATATCGAATGACAGCTAAGTCAGCGAAGTAATTTTTTAGGAGAATTGCGTATGAGAAGATTGATTCCAGCATTTGGGGCTGACCGCACAGTAGTGCTTTTTGGTGTGGGGCCTTCGGCAGAGATCGGTTTGCCGACCTGGGAAATGCTAGCAAGACAAATAGCAGAAGAAGGTGCCAAGATAGTTAATGCACCCTTGCTAGCAGTCTCAAAAGACATTGAGAGAGGTTTCATTCCCAAAGCCATAGGAGATGTTGAGCGAATTCTCAATTCGAAGGGTTTTTCGGGTAGAACTTTCGTTGAGAACGTTACAAAACGAGTAGTGAAGGATAATGGCCGAGAAGGTAAGCTCTATGCTTTAATGGCAAGGCTTCCGGCCAAACTATACATGACAACTAACTACGATGAAGTGTTTGAGAGGCATTTAAAGAATT contains:
- the drmD gene encoding DISARM system SNF2-like helicase DrmD, with product MSPTQPTQIPRVGVFATIRNRRGVVTAVEPYDGDKGRLHLVHLEYKDDQWPLDERLIWELEPRGDLLEPTALPSIQKTDPMPGNDFDALLRAARWTATSPYLDPDGEGPVERLPIASPFHGAVQLEDFQLVPLLKALRMPRVNLLIADDVGLGKTIEAGLILTELLLRRRIQRVLILTPASLRLQWREAMWDKFSLLFNLIDRSETHKLRKKLGIDANPWRSFSRIIASYHYLRQPDVLEQFRSAYQAQANSPSPHLPWDLLIVDECHNLMPSPFGDDSDLCQMIRQIAPHFEHRLFLSATPHNGHTRSFTGLLEILDPVRFSQTSELKPAEKERIQQVVIRRLKREINARTKPHKFCTREIPLALPLQLSKEEIALSDAFDKFRKRIRQVIHDDTKTQNRQRRQSGTFAVEILGKRLLSCPISFAESWRRCQEGLKEDQQATDADMKAAQKSVQQETGDDREAQKREDTAAGTIGSWLKAIKSETKNEIEGIDQAIKNLNIDITGKPTIEQDPKNDARFDILCDIIDTKIKNNKKWRDDERLIVFTEYKTTLDYIVRRLRKRYEEKRILTLFGSGGKEGQDELERDLVKQAFNNPDHTVRLLIATDAASEGLDLQRTARYLLHFDCPWNPSKLEQRNGRLDRYGQTRDVTVHHFVSDQDHDLRFLAHIIRKADEIREDLGSANELFDEAAHRRLVEGEDFETVKEDLDKRIKVAQQRTTLDADDTPTTEQTGYHAPRDLEAIAAELDLDAGAMKDTLEAAMAIRAGRPQLECSEEKKTCKIIKPDLAGWIEVIDDSLRLRTGTSTRGPVARIAFCPDPFIEEVGGRRIFSPRPDVLLMHLSHPMLQKALSSLTRCRYPGTDATASRWAVRLGKVPKGADALVFLSLEELAVNDLRETFHHWVRTIAFPIKGGSLQARLPHTPAIQLRDATATHDKAHYETARSLLDEVEPDLKNFLKKHAEKLTADLKNQLKTDGEQARKQEDERYRSRQGEVSSLIAENTLAKLEKEVKKLKQDRQQGMLFESVAHLDQLDRSIVDREEEIKRRTLHYEEVRAQLEKERERILNYLLPKRYAMEGTAQVFPVSIEIRLPGGVS